The Phormidium yuhuli AB48 DNA window GAGCACAATGGAGAATCAGATAAGGGGCTTTGAGTAGTCCGGGTTGGTGGGTCTTTGGCTCGGCTGTTAAGCAACGCCCAATGTCTATTATAAGGGGTAGGTTTTCCCTATTCCCTTGTTCCCTGTTCCCTGTTCCCTGTTCCCTGTTCCCTATCCATGTCCCTACGAATCCACGGCAATCGTTCTCTCAAGACCCTCCCTGGAGATGGTACTCGCCCCACCCCGGCTCGGGTTCGCGAGGCGTTGTTTAATATCTGGCTAGGAAAAATTGAGGGCTGTCGTTGGTTAGATCTCTGTGCCGGAAGTGGGGCTATGGGAGCGGAAGCCTTGTCGCGCGGGGCCTCTCAGGTGGTGGGAATTGAGCAATGGGGTAAGGCCTGTGGCGTAATTCAGCAAAACTGGCAACAGGTGGCGAAACCCCAGCAACCGTTCCAAGTCCTACGTGGGGATGTGTTGAAGCGGCTTCCCCAACTCAGCGGACAGGTGTTTGACCGCATTTACTTCGATCCCCCCTACGCCAGTTCCCTCTATGAACCGGTTTTAGAGGCGATCGCCCAACTGCACCTGCTCAGTCCTGACGGAGAGATGGCCGTCGAGTGCGATCGCCAACGGCCCGCCCCCAACCCTCCCGTCAGCCTACAACTGACACGAGAAAAACCCTACGGTAACACGCTGCTGCGTTTCTATAAGAGCCACCAGAACTAGGACACGCTTAGCCAACAGGATTCCCCCACCAGCCCCTTGCCTCTTGCCTCCCCAAACATGAGATAATGATTCTCATTCCATGAAAATTCCCCCAAGACCCGCAACTCTCATCCACAAGAATCTGACATTTCTATCTCATGCCGTTTCGACATCAAGCCAATCCCCCAACGCCCTGGGACCAAGACCTAGAAGCACCCCAAATTCACCATTCTGACTATGTACACCCCCGTGCTACC harbors:
- the rsmD gene encoding 16S rRNA (guanine(966)-N(2))-methyltransferase RsmD, which gives rise to MSLRIHGNRSLKTLPGDGTRPTPARVREALFNIWLGKIEGCRWLDLCAGSGAMGAEALSRGASQVVGIEQWGKACGVIQQNWQQVAKPQQPFQVLRGDVLKRLPQLSGQVFDRIYFDPPYASSLYEPVLEAIAQLHLLSPDGEMAVECDRQRPAPNPPVSLQLTREKPYGNTLLRFYKSHQN